In Candidatus Chlorohelix allophototropha, one DNA window encodes the following:
- a CDS encoding Fur family transcriptional regulator: MSRHYPDLTELATFFEKRGLRWTVQRQLILDTVQRHSGHLSVEEIYAEVARAFPSVNRSTVYRTLELLSEIGIIVEIQGRDNLRRYEIVSASPHYHALCEGCGGEIELENGMVKKLIHQVWEQYKVKLNIGHFVGMGICPHCQELVGLPTG; encoded by the coding sequence ATGTCACGGCACTATCCCGATTTAACCGAACTTGCTACTTTTTTTGAAAAGCGTGGTTTGCGATGGACGGTTCAACGGCAGCTTATATTAGATACAGTACAGCGTCATTCCGGGCATCTCTCGGTAGAAGAAATTTACGCTGAGGTTGCCAGAGCTTTTCCTTCAGTGAACCGTTCTACCGTTTACCGTACGCTGGAATTACTCAGCGAAATCGGGATAATAGTGGAGATACAGGGACGGGACAACCTGCGTCGTTATGAGATCGTTTCGGCAAGCCCACATTATCACGCCCTATGCGAAGGTTGTGGCGGCGAAATCGAGCTAGAAAATGGCATGGTTAAGAAACTCATCCATCAGGTTTGGGAACAATATAAAGTCAAACTGAATATTGGGCATTTCGTAGGGATGGGAATTTGCCCACATTGCCAAGAATTGGTTGGGTTGCCTACAGGTTAG
- the cysS gene encoding cysteine--tRNA ligase → MKLYNTLTRQKEELVPLEAGHFKIYSCGPTVYRFIHIGNLRTFTMADWLKRALIMEGYKVTHVKNITDVGHMRVEMLDRGEDKLIAQARKEGKSSAQIAAFYTEAFMQDESKLNIIPADIFPRATQHVPEMLEIVQGLVKRGYAYEVDGNVFFDIKSYHSYGKLSGNLLEGLLEGAKDLTDKLRHNPEDFPLWKKAEPGREMAWDSPWGQGFPGWHIECSAMAMRYLGKRFDIHTGGVDNIFPHHEDELAQSEAFTGTTFVNYWVHSQHLLADGQKMAKSTGNSYTLSEIEARGFEPLALRYFFTTAHFRARINFTFSALRAAQTSLNRLRGLAVRLAEQAKGLDNHEAGNEWDEAFRATLRDDLNMPRAMAVVWQMLRDSNLSPAKRLELLLEWDKVLGFELEHYLKSGVWKEQFDRALSLSNLESTLANLVRERETLRQAHDYKRADSIRNHLKEVGYTLGDIPKGTLVLPRRPEEDFKTISRSSDAPDYGNQPDLYEFSINLISHNSRADLERCVNSIVNHSYGRNLELVILDNGSTDDTLEYLRKLAADTKSIHECDLAVQVIFADHNLGFATGRNASFKASRGHIIVMLDTSIELNGNIWTELEKTLSVEEVGAAGPYGLVTYDLREFMEEEGEVDAIEGYMLAFRRKCLPEIGLIDEKFRFYRMMDVYMSFFFKAAGYRVVTTPQVKARVIKHPHLEWYSMTPEEQQTRSKKNYDLFRARWHHGESLLVHNYKEGSRWFGHDHAGHVKGEHYHTPEELPPPGVPHHHPHQHWVEHDHDHPHYHSAMNPV, encoded by the coding sequence ATGAAACTTTATAATACACTTACCCGACAAAAAGAAGAGTTAGTTCCGCTTGAAGCGGGACATTTCAAAATATATAGTTGCGGTCCCACAGTTTATCGCTTTATTCACATCGGCAACCTGCGTACCTTTACAATGGCGGACTGGCTGAAACGCGCCCTCATAATGGAGGGCTATAAAGTTACCCATGTAAAGAATATTACCGATGTGGGGCACATGCGCGTTGAAATGCTAGATCGGGGTGAGGATAAGCTGATTGCACAGGCACGCAAGGAAGGCAAATCCAGCGCCCAGATTGCCGCTTTTTACACCGAAGCGTTTATGCAGGATGAAAGCAAGCTGAATATCATCCCCGCCGATATTTTCCCCCGCGCCACCCAACATGTGCCGGAAATGCTTGAAATTGTGCAAGGTCTGGTAAAACGCGGCTATGCCTATGAAGTGGATGGCAATGTCTTTTTTGACATCAAGAGTTATCATTCCTACGGCAAACTGAGCGGCAATTTGCTGGAAGGGTTGCTAGAAGGCGCAAAGGATTTAACCGATAAACTGCGCCACAACCCGGAGGATTTTCCGCTCTGGAAAAAAGCCGAACCGGGTCGCGAAATGGCATGGGATAGCCCATGGGGGCAAGGCTTCCCCGGTTGGCATATCGAATGTAGCGCAATGGCAATGCGTTATCTTGGAAAGCGCTTCGACATCCATACCGGAGGCGTGGATAATATCTTCCCGCATCACGAGGACGAGTTAGCTCAGAGTGAGGCTTTCACCGGCACAACCTTCGTGAATTACTGGGTGCATTCGCAACATCTTCTCGCAGATGGGCAGAAAATGGCAAAATCCACCGGCAACTCCTACACGTTGTCCGAGATCGAGGCGCGTGGTTTTGAACCGTTGGCGTTGCGCTACTTTTTCACCACCGCGCATTTCCGCGCCCGCATTAACTTCACCTTTTCCGCCTTGCGAGCCGCCCAAACCTCATTAAATCGCTTGCGTGGGCTTGCCGTGCGTCTTGCAGAACAGGCAAAGGGTTTGGACAACCACGAAGCAGGCAACGAGTGGGACGAGGCTTTCCGCGCCACATTAAGAGACGACCTGAATATGCCCCGCGCTATGGCGGTAGTTTGGCAAATGTTGCGCGATTCGAATCTTAGTCCCGCCAAACGCTTAGAGCTGTTGCTGGAGTGGGACAAAGTGCTGGGCTTTGAGTTAGAGCACTATTTAAAGAGCGGTGTCTGGAAAGAGCAATTCGATAGAGCATTAAGCCTGTCCAATCTCGAATCCACATTGGCGAATTTGGTAAGAGAGCGCGAAACCTTGCGACAAGCGCATGATTATAAACGCGCCGACTCCATTCGCAATCACCTCAAAGAAGTCGGCTACACGTTGGGGGATATTCCGAAGGGAACTTTGGTGCTTCCTCGTCGCCCAGAAGAAGACTTTAAAACTATCAGCCGCTCCAGCGATGCGCCAGATTATGGCAATCAGCCTGACCTGTACGAGTTCTCAATTAACCTGATTTCACACAACAGCCGAGCAGACCTTGAGCGTTGTGTTAATAGTATTGTAAACCACAGCTATGGGCGCAACCTCGAATTAGTGATTCTCGATAATGGTTCTACCGATGACACCCTTGAATACTTACGCAAACTTGCGGCAGATACGAAAAGCATTCATGAGTGCGACCTAGCAGTGCAAGTTATTTTCGCCGACCACAATCTCGGTTTTGCCACCGGACGCAACGCTTCTTTCAAAGCCAGTCGCGGACACATCATAGTAATGCTGGATACTTCAATTGAACTTAACGGCAATATTTGGACTGAGCTTGAGAAAACTCTTTCCGTTGAGGAAGTGGGTGCAGCTGGTCCTTATGGTTTGGTAACTTACGATCTGCGGGAATTTATGGAAGAGGAAGGCGAGGTGGACGCGATTGAAGGCTATATGTTGGCGTTCCGCCGCAAATGTCTGCCAGAAATCGGCTTGATAGATGAAAAGTTCCGCTTCTACCGAATGATGGACGTTTACATGAGCTTCTTCTTCAAGGCGGCGGGTTATCGCGTGGTGACAACCCCTCAGGTTAAAGCTAGAGTCATCAAACACCCTCATTTAGAGTGGTATAGCATGACCCCCGAAGAACAGCAAACCCGCAGTAAGAAAAATTATGATTTGTTCCGGGCGCGCTGGCATCACGGCGAAAGTTTGCTAGTACACAATTACAAGGAGGGGAGTCGCTGGTTTGGGCATGACCATGCCGGACATGTAAAAGGTGAGCATTATCACACTCCCGAAGAATTGCCACCACCGGGTGTGCCTCACCACCACCCTCACCAACATTGGGTGGAGCACGACCACGACCACCCGCATTATCACAGCGCGATGAACCCGGTTTGA
- a CDS encoding acyl-CoA thioesterase — protein MSDIFKIQHDGIEGYNFVIFIPVQFGNVDGMGHLNNVSYFTFLETARIEYFIHVMEIKEQSPALQDMPFILAAQSINYRLPAFYREMLMVGLRTSWIKRSSFGFDFQMVDVASKRLVAEGNGTHVTFDYRANRTIPVPDEWVARFETYEGRSLRQPQ, from the coding sequence ATGAGCGATATTTTCAAAATCCAGCATGACGGGATTGAAGGCTATAATTTCGTAATTTTCATTCCAGTGCAGTTCGGTAATGTTGATGGAATGGGACATCTTAACAACGTTTCTTATTTTACTTTCCTTGAAACAGCGCGTATTGAATACTTTATACATGTGATGGAAATTAAAGAGCAATCGCCCGCGCTTCAGGATATGCCCTTTATCCTTGCAGCGCAAAGCATCAACTACCGCTTGCCCGCTTTCTATCGGGAAATGCTGATGGTGGGCTTACGCACCAGTTGGATAAAGCGTAGTAGTTTCGGGTTTGATTTCCAAATGGTTGATGTTGCCTCTAAACGATTGGTGGCAGAAGGAAACGGCACACACGTAACTTTTGATTACCGGGCAAACCGCACTATTCCGGTGCCGGATGAATGGGTCGCACGCTTTGAAACCTATGAAGGACGCAGTTTACGACAGCCACAATGA
- the cbiQ gene encoding cobalt ECF transporter T component CbiQ, translating to MTATTEERSGLSHSVAKARPKKEKPSWLEKTVAGIAESIQRAVFTEEHARKDGWLQKVDPRAKLIMFLALVLAASITGSILALALLYAVTLVAARASQVPFDFFVKRVWVGIPLFAGIVVIPSLFFIPGDRLLFFSIPGLISAIIFVARVGVSVSLAVLLVLVTPWADVLKSLQALKVPSIFILLLSMTYRYIFLFLRSATGLFEARKSRMVGRTSGGEQRSWITASMGGLMHRSFKMSNEVYTAMLARGFSGQVRSYNSYRMKGGDWLALAVTVIIAAVALTLGQLVK from the coding sequence ATGACAGCAACTACTGAGGAAAGAAGTGGTTTGAGTCACTCGGTTGCTAAAGCCCGCCCGAAAAAGGAAAAACCGAGTTGGCTTGAGAAAACCGTGGCGGGTATCGCCGAGTCTATCCAACGCGCCGTGTTTACCGAAGAACACGCGCGCAAGGACGGCTGGTTGCAAAAAGTTGACCCACGCGCCAAGCTGATAATGTTTTTGGCGTTGGTATTGGCAGCCAGTATCACCGGCTCAATTCTGGCTTTGGCATTGCTCTATGCCGTTACTTTGGTAGCGGCTCGCGCCAGTCAAGTTCCCTTCGATTTTTTTGTTAAGAGAGTCTGGGTTGGTATCCCACTTTTCGCCGGAATCGTGGTAATACCTTCGCTGTTCTTTATTCCGGGCGATCGCCTTTTGTTCTTCTCGATACCGGGGCTGATCAGCGCGATTATTTTTGTGGCACGGGTGGGGGTAAGCGTTTCTCTGGCGGTGTTGCTGGTGCTGGTTACGCCTTGGGCGGATGTGCTAAAAAGCTTGCAAGCCCTTAAAGTGCCGTCAATATTTATCTTGCTGCTATCCATGACCTATCGCTATATCTTCCTTTTCCTGCGTTCGGCTACCGGGTTGTTTGAAGCACGCAAGAGTCGCATGGTGGGGCGTACCAGTGGCGGAGAACAGCGTAGTTGGATTACAGCCTCGATGGGCGGCTTGATGCACCGTTCTTTCAAAATGAGCAATGAGGTTTATACCGCGATGCTGGCGCGAGGCTTTAGTGGACAAGTGCGTTCTTATAATTCTTACCGGATGAAGGGCGGGGACTGGCTTGCTTTGGCGGTTACCGTTATAATTGCAGCAGTTGCCCTGACATTAGGACAACTTGTTAAATAA
- the cbiM gene encoding cobalt transporter CbiM, translated as MHIPDGYLSPVVSLGAAVVTVPVWGIAVQKVRNVLNQRTVPLLAIFSAFAFTIMMFNIPVPGGTTAHAVGGTLIAVVLGPWAAVLGISMALILQALFFGDGGILAIFINCLNMGVLLPFAGYFSYRLIAGRAPVLSVRRVWAAGIGAYIGITLSGLAVGIELGLQPLLFTENGRPLYSPYGLEAAIPTMLVAHMLAASIVEGLVTALGVAYLQKNYPVYLTSLRKIVAGADISEGATGKQPFLPVAIIGGVVGLAIIVFAGLIAGDWNLGRLFGADWSQVNWSDVALMLLIVGIIAVVLVPLAWFVLPRNMKKVGTYFTAIAVLAPLGLIAPGFAYGEGSAEDVNKAFGYVPQGLKDFSDFFKAPLADYKLPFPPFNGANSQLWQQGVGYEVAGIVGILLLGGLMFGLALLLKKRGAVEETLGVIKKPGEAPNR; from the coding sequence ATGCACATACCAGATGGCTATCTGAGTCCGGTGGTTTCACTGGGCGCAGCGGTAGTTACCGTTCCGGTGTGGGGGATTGCAGTTCAGAAAGTTCGCAACGTACTAAATCAGCGAACTGTACCTTTACTGGCGATATTTTCGGCTTTTGCCTTTACCATAATGATGTTCAATATTCCGGTACCGGGTGGTACTACGGCGCATGCAGTAGGCGGTACATTAATCGCTGTAGTGCTAGGTCCGTGGGCGGCGGTGCTAGGAATCAGCATGGCGCTGATCTTGCAGGCTCTTTTCTTTGGAGATGGGGGCATTCTGGCGATTTTTATCAATTGCTTGAATATGGGAGTATTGCTTCCCTTCGCCGGTTATTTCAGCTATCGCCTGATTGCCGGGCGCGCCCCTGTTTTGTCGGTTCGGCGAGTGTGGGCGGCGGGTATTGGCGCATATATTGGCATTACCTTATCCGGTTTGGCGGTAGGCATTGAGCTAGGACTTCAGCCGCTATTGTTCACCGAAAATGGTCGCCCCCTTTACAGCCCTTATGGACTTGAGGCGGCGATACCTACCATGTTAGTAGCGCATATGTTGGCAGCTTCAATTGTAGAAGGGCTGGTAACAGCATTGGGCGTGGCATATCTCCAGAAAAATTATCCCGTATATCTTACCTCCTTGCGAAAAATCGTAGCGGGAGCAGACATAAGCGAGGGTGCAACAGGCAAACAACCCTTCTTGCCCGTTGCAATAATCGGCGGAGTAGTTGGGCTGGCGATTATAGTGTTTGCCGGGCTAATTGCCGGAGACTGGAATTTAGGTAGGCTTTTCGGCGCCGATTGGTCACAGGTTAATTGGTCGGATGTGGCTTTAATGTTATTAATAGTGGGTATTATCGCTGTGGTGTTAGTGCCACTGGCATGGTTTGTACTGCCACGCAATATGAAGAAGGTAGGCACATACTTTACTGCTATTGCCGTGCTTGCCCCCCTCGGTTTGATTGCGCCCGGCTTTGCCTATGGCGAAGGTAGCGCCGAAGATGTGAATAAAGCCTTTGGCTATGTGCCGCAGGGTCTTAAAGACTTCTCTGATTTCTTCAAAGCCCCGCTGGCAGATTACAAACTGCCCTTCCCGCCGTTTAATGGCGCTAATTCCCAGCTATGGCAGCAGGGGGTCGGATACGAGGTGGCTGGTATAGTGGGCATCCTGTTGTTGGGCGGCTTGATGTTCGGGTTGGCGCTACTTCTCAAGAAACGTGGTGCGGTTGAAGAAACCCTAGGGGTTATAAAGAAACCCGGAGAGGCGCCAAACCGATGA
- a CDS encoding AlbA family DNA-binding domain-containing protein yields MEREFLKELIRRGESQTTEFKIAAPRLPELAERICGLANGQGGYLVIGVEDGTWRVEGVKNPAQAIDLLLKAARSCKPILKFDPATPEVVELDGKMLVVATISPYRGQLFQAGGIFWIRRGTYTIPLELHEIGEYLGSAGVLDWETRPTDLASLDDLDLELVQSFLSHRAGRRTRESRITDIESFLLKSRCAVNVEGTLRPTHAGLLLFGKEPQEFLPQTEVVCVLYPDTLGLERYQDRQNLKGALARQIDQAEQFFLSNTRQAAIIEGFHRKDRFEYPMEALREAVVNAVVHRDYSLKSEKVRVFYYPDHIEVHSPGLLMPGITLEDLQQGRERSKPRNPLLANLLSEFPGGYMEYLGTGISFMINSMRQQGSPAPEFKLQNEFIVTFRKTAATAKETETPITPKENLTLEERLKKALEYVHAHGAITNGEYRKLTGVSEATALRDFEMLVAQGSLKIEGSKKGRRYTLN; encoded by the coding sequence TTGGAGCGCGAATTTCTCAAGGAGCTGATAAGGCGTGGTGAGAGCCAAACCACCGAGTTCAAAATCGCTGCGCCGCGCCTCCCCGAATTGGCAGAGCGCATTTGCGGCTTGGCAAACGGGCAGGGTGGTTATCTCGTCATAGGAGTGGAAGATGGCACATGGCGGGTGGAAGGGGTTAAAAACCCGGCGCAAGCAATAGATCTACTGCTGAAAGCGGCACGCAGTTGCAAGCCTATCCTTAAATTTGATCCTGCCACCCCGGAAGTGGTGGAACTAGATGGTAAAATGCTGGTAGTTGCCACTATCTCTCCATATCGTGGACAGCTTTTTCAAGCAGGGGGGATTTTCTGGATTAGGCGTGGCACTTACACCATCCCGCTCGAATTGCACGAAATAGGCGAATATCTGGGTAGTGCAGGGGTGCTAGATTGGGAAACGCGCCCCACCGACCTTGCCAGCCTTGATGACCTTGATTTGGAACTGGTACAAAGCTTTCTAAGCCACCGCGCTGGAAGGCGCACTCGCGAGAGCCGAATTACGGATATTGAGAGCTTCTTGCTCAAAAGTCGCTGCGCTGTGAATGTGGAAGGTACTTTGCGTCCTACCCACGCGGGATTGTTGTTGTTCGGCAAAGAACCGCAAGAGTTTTTACCACAAACCGAGGTAGTTTGTGTGCTATATCCTGATACGCTAGGACTGGAACGCTACCAAGACCGCCAGAACCTCAAGGGGGCGCTTGCTCGGCAGATTGATCAGGCAGAACAGTTCTTCCTAAGTAACACCCGGCAAGCCGCTATAATCGAAGGCTTCCACCGCAAAGACCGTTTTGAATATCCTATGGAAGCGCTACGCGAAGCGGTGGTGAACGCAGTAGTACATCGCGATTATTCTCTCAAAAGTGAGAAAGTGCGCGTCTTTTATTATCCCGACCACATCGAGGTACATAGCCCCGGCTTGTTGATGCCCGGCATAACACTCGAAGATTTGCAGCAGGGGCGCGAACGCTCCAAGCCGCGCAACCCACTGTTGGCAAACCTGCTTTCCGAATTTCCCGGCGGCTATATGGAATATCTTGGTACGGGCATCAGCTTTATGATTAACAGTATGCGCCAGCAAGGTAGTCCCGCCCCGGAGTTCAAGCTACAAAACGAATTTATTGTGACATTTCGTAAAACTGCCGCGACAGCAAAAGAAACAGAAACGCCTATTACACCAAAAGAAAATCTGACGCTGGAAGAGAGGTTGAAAAAAGCGCTGGAATACGTGCATGCGCATGGTGCCATCACCAACGGAGAATACCGTAAACTCACAGGTGTATCGGAGGCAACTGCCCTGCGTGATTTTGAAATGCTGGTAGCACAGGGCAGCCTAAAAATAGAAGGCAGCAAAAAGGGTCGGCGTTATACTTTGAATTAA
- a CDS encoding Type 1 glutamine amidotransferase-like domain-containing protein: protein MSGYILLEGGAEFGGKMAEPDKRALVLAGGFDAAVVIIPAAAAPDNNHRRAGQNGVNWFRKLGAKQVESLPIIDKSSANDPALAQQLAQARLIYLLGGFTGYLNETLMDSLCWQACVEAYRKGAVIAGSSAGAMVLCEYWYDYSKKQVVNGLGLVMGCCVLPHYNNFRREWTQSLAQLIPQTNLLGIDEVTGILSEAPNRWQVYGGGTVTVQKGEQSMVYSAGNSFSL, encoded by the coding sequence ATGAGCGGTTATATATTGCTAGAAGGGGGCGCGGAATTCGGCGGCAAAATGGCAGAGCCGGACAAACGCGCCCTTGTGTTGGCGGGTGGATTCGATGCGGCGGTAGTGATTATTCCTGCCGCTGCTGCCCCTGATAATAATCATCGGCGTGCCGGACAAAACGGCGTTAATTGGTTTCGCAAGCTTGGCGCAAAGCAGGTCGAAAGCCTTCCCATTATAGATAAAAGCTCTGCTAATGACCCTGCGCTGGCGCAACAACTGGCTCAAGCGCGTCTGATTTACCTGTTAGGTGGTTTCACGGGCTATCTGAATGAAACGCTAATGGATAGTTTGTGCTGGCAAGCCTGTGTTGAGGCTTATCGAAAGGGCGCGGTGATAGCAGGCAGTAGCGCGGGGGCGATGGTGCTGTGCGAATACTGGTATGACTATTCCAAAAAGCAGGTTGTAAATGGGCTTGGGCTGGTGATGGGTTGTTGCGTATTACCGCATTACAACAATTTCCGGCGCGAATGGACTCAGAGCCTCGCCCAGCTAATTCCTCAAACTAACCTGCTCGGCATTGATGAGGTTACGGGCATACTTTCAGAAGCGCCGAATCGCTGGCAAGTGTATGGCGGCGGTACGGTTACGGTTCAGAAAGGTGAGCAAAGCATGGTCTATTCTGCGGGTAATAGTTTTTCGCTCTAA
- a CDS encoding energy-coupling factor ABC transporter ATP-binding protein: MHINKDLEPVFHLRDVRYLYNGRQEALSGIDLDIHRGEQVVLLGANGSGKSTLLKMLDGIIAPSSGTMRVLGQDVAAVAAGEGSFKFHREVGLVFQDPDIQLFSATVFDDVAFGPLQLGLSKDEVRSRCEQAMEQMEINHLAKRAPFELSGGEKKRAAIASVLSLQPDVILLDEPTASLDPRTKWVLVNLITRLGQSGKTIITTTHELEIVPIISNRVVVIGEERRILADGTPEQILGDRDLLIKANLIHPQLHEFGAVNYSVKS; the protein is encoded by the coding sequence ATGCATATAAATAAAGATTTAGAGCCTGTATTTCATTTGCGTGACGTGCGGTATCTGTATAACGGGCGGCAGGAAGCGTTAAGTGGAATTGACCTTGATATACATCGGGGTGAGCAGGTAGTTTTGCTAGGCGCGAACGGTAGCGGCAAATCTACCCTGCTCAAAATGCTGGATGGAATAATCGCTCCTTCCAGCGGCACTATGCGGGTGCTTGGGCAAGATGTGGCGGCGGTAGCAGCGGGTGAAGGATCTTTCAAATTTCATCGCGAGGTGGGGTTGGTTTTTCAAGACCCTGACATTCAGCTATTTAGTGCGACAGTTTTTGATGATGTGGCTTTCGGTCCGCTCCAGTTGGGTTTGTCCAAAGACGAAGTGCGTAGCCGTTGCGAACAGGCGATGGAGCAAATGGAGATTAATCATTTGGCGAAACGCGCTCCTTTTGAACTCTCCGGTGGAGAGAAGAAAAGAGCGGCGATTGCTTCGGTGCTATCCTTGCAACCCGACGTTATCTTACTGGATGAGCCGACTGCTTCGCTTGATCCTCGTACCAAATGGGTGCTGGTAAATTTGATAACCCGGTTGGGGCAATCCGGCAAAACTATCATTACCACCACGCACGAGCTTGAGATTGTGCCGATTATCTCCAATCGGGTAGTGGTTATAGGGGAAGAACGGCGTATTTTGGCAGATGGTACTCCAGAGCAAATTCTAGGGGATAGAGATTTGCTGATTAAAGCCAATCTGATTCATCCGCAACTGCACGAGTTCGGGGCGGTTAACTATTCGGTTAAATCCTGA